A genome region from Gemmatimonadota bacterium includes the following:
- a CDS encoding Lrp/AsnC ligand binding domain-containing protein yields MAEHLPGSITHAYVLINTDPTRTEEVVARLGAIPGARVHEVLGPYDIVVELEADAPEYITRILREKIRHVQGITSTVTCTWME; encoded by the coding sequence ATGGCCGAGCATCTTCCCGGAAGCATCACGCATGCGTACGTCCTGATCAACACAGATCCTACCCGCACCGAGGAGGTGGTTGCGCGGTTGGGCGCCATACCGGGCGCCCGGGTCCACGAGGTCCTGGGTCCCTATGACATCGTGGTGGAGCTCGAGGCGGATGCGCCGGAGTACATCACGCGGATCCTTCGCGAGAAGATACGGCACGTGCAGGGCATCACGTCCACCGTCACGTGCACCTGGATGGAATGA